CCAGCAGGCCGCCAGCCGCTCCGCCGAGCGCACCGGCGTCAAGGACTACTCGAACAACCTGGACGGCTGGATCCGCCAGTCCCTGGACATCATGAAGGCCAAGGGCATCCCCGGCTCCTACGAGGGTCTGCACCGCAACATCATGCGGGAGTCCGCCGGTAACCCCAACGCCGTCAACAACTGGGACGTCAACGCCGTCAACGGTGTGCCCTCCAAGGGCCTGCTGCAGGTGATCCAGCCCACCTTCGACAGCTACCACGTGTCGGGTACGCCCAAGAATCTCACCGACCCGGTCGCCAACATCACCGCCGCGGCCAACTACGCGGCCGACAAGTACGGCTCGATCGACAAGGTCAACTCGGCCTACTGAGCCGATCTGCCGTCGCCGGCCCTCCCGGCCGGCCCAGCCCGATGAGGCCACGGGTATGACGGAGTGCACAAGCGAGTCGACAGGCTCTGCATAAGGCAGCTTGCGAAGCGGCGGAATGGCGCGTTCGCCGCTGCGCGGTGGAGCGGGTCCCGGCGGTGCCGGGGCCCGCTTCGCTCTGTCGTGCGACCCCGGCCACCGGCCTGGGCGCGCGGGTGACCGCCTCCGGCGGCCAGATGGGTGAGATGGAGGGCCGGTCGGCGGACTGACGGCCTGTTGGGTCATAGAGTCAGGCAGTTCTGCGTATAAGTCTCTTATCGGCAGGATTATGCTCAAAAGCTGCCGAACCTGACTCAACCGAAGGCCTTCGGAGGCATGCGATGCCCTTGCGCAGATCCGGTCCGGCCCGCCGTACAGTCCCTCTTGCGGCCGGAACTCTCGTCTCTCTTCTCTCCGTGCTCGCTCTGCCCCTCGCGCT
This portion of the Streptomyces caniferus genome encodes:
- a CDS encoding transglycosylase SLT domain-containing protein, coding for MPSFTLPRIARITRTHKIAVAVLAAAGATSGLAVTSAPDTAQAASAHAPAAVKPVDAKGQPGKADDAKTGRAVTASVAGHTKVADVAKQHSTQQAASRSAERTGVKDYSNNLDGWIRQSLDIMKAKGIPGSYEGLHRNIMRESAGNPNAVNNWDVNAVNGVPSKGLLQVIQPTFDSYHVSGTPKNLTDPVANITAAANYAADKYGSIDKVNSAY